A genomic window from Anopheles ziemanni chromosome X, idAnoZiCoDA_A2_x.2, whole genome shotgun sequence includes:
- the LOC131290530 gene encoding sulfotransferase 1C4-like, whose translation MTFPYNIDFVEDRLNAQLMRDFHGEHTGFVQVGDKRWFFPSGFKKHADSMYSFQARSDDTWVVTYPRSGTTWTAEMVWLLCNDVDFEQAKSVPLTQRVPFFEFYQFVHDEEKASLLRENEGNEESMRFVEELARPPPLPQMTTPRIIKTHLPISLLPPSVFESNAKIIYVARNPADVVVSWYHLNRLYRTQGYVGDFETFYDYFERDLTSWSPYWSHIKEGWEVKGRENVLFMFYEDMKRNLPDTIRKTAAFLDRTVTEEQIGAMCAHLDIANFRHNKAVQCEELRVVGVLNDGEQQFVRKGQVGCNDEMTEAIQRRIAEWSERNLSDTDIRFPEH comes from the exons ATGACATTCCCGTATAATATCGATTTCGTCGAGGATCGGCTGAATGCGCAGCTAATGCGAGATTTCCATG GGGAGCACACTGGATTCGTGCAGGTCGGCGACAAGCGttggtttttcccttccgGATTCAAGAAGCATGCCGACAGCATGTACTCCTTCCAGGCACGATCGGACGACACTTGG GTCGTCACATATCCCCGATCCGGCACGACGTGGACCGCGGAAATGGTGTGGCTCTTGTGTAACGATGTTGACTTTGAGCAGGCCAAAAGCGTACCGCTGACGCAGCGGGTTCCCTTCTTTGA ATTCTATCAATTCGTGCACGATGAGGAGAAGGCGAGCCTGTTGAGGGAAAACGAAGGCAATGAGGAGAGCATGCGGTTTGTCGAGGAGCTTGCCCGGCCGCCTCCACTGCCGCAGATGACGACGCCCCGCATCATCAAGACCCACTTGCCCATTTCGTTGCTCCCTCCCAGTGTATTCGAGAGTAATGCGAAG ATCATCTACGTCGCGCGGAATCCCGCCGATGTGGTCGTCTCGTGGTATCATCTGAACCGTCTCTACCGCACGCAGGGTTATGTGGGTGATTTCGAAACATTTTACGACTATTTCGAGCGAGATTTAA CCTCCTGGTCGCCCTACTGGAGCCACATCAAGGAGGGGTGGGAGGTGAAGGGACGGGAAAACGTACTCTTCATGTTCTACGAGGACATGAAGCGCAACCTGCCGGACACCATTCGCAAAACGGCCGCCTTTCTCGATCGAACCGTCACCGAGGAGCAGATCGGGGCCATGTGTGCCCATCTGGACATTGCCAACTTCCGCCACAACAAGGCGGTCCAGTGCGAGGAGCTGCGGGTGGTCGGCGTCCTGAACGATGGCGAGCAGCAGTTTGTCCGCAAGGGTCAGGTAGGGTGCAACGACGAGATGACGGAAGCGATCCAGCGCCGGATCGCCGAGTGGAGCGAGCGCAACCTGAGCGATACCGATATTCGGTTTCCCGAGCACTGA
- the LOC131291318 gene encoding vacuolar protein sorting-associated protein 8 homolog, with translation MNTLKAPSLPSLLDSEHGSNDSMLAESLQLDIEELDDEEYAIPAVDTIPTLESVLSEIDSDLDSVSALGIHQSNGNGSGTHTSLADDCSATTPSPSLDDHLRLESILRHVVLQGVTAQLTSAVDRVDAGLATSCAVSMMIAVGTSHGHILAFDCTQTLKWCCQEGVLQGAVAAMAFNEDNSRLLAGFARGGILMIDTQTGDVIRTLTDVITPNTGVLHLKWTNKPALALCADSGGSVWSLNFTRRLGIRGCDARCLFSGARGEVCTVEPLLFGEEEHPLKTYTLVALATLSKFFVVLIRPRLKVIKFHPMVSYPDCLPLLAWQMVLIQAADSRRTIDPVLAAARGSDLFFYQLTNNSGRISLLFLRHIQLSYNLLAVHWLGPKTIACLDTKEILHLSDVRTSRQLEQIDLSNVGLMYNSAQFKGLATGGNVSPALALAGAAACYSTVVSQGNRLYFLGGKSLHAISARAWSDRISYLASMQRWDEAIDLAIEGYRAAGGRHRRLASAKERILRMYEEYLSATKKQPELCLEQIIACLIEINEKQLLWEDLYDRLPSPDHYLLIIANHIEREHLDYIAPSVAQVLCDYFWKKGDTVRLEELILKLNWQCLDLHQVLTICRKEKLYRAQMYLNAKALGDYTISLTDLIPQIEPAGGNLHLGNCILVYISSCLAGRGYPTGDIAPETIPTVKHEVLRCLTVIHSKNAPEDELPYPYLRKLLEFDTRETLNVISLAFQEREFNGELGLSQRQRIINILVNVVTPDRATWSQVGALLNFIAQQIASRELPESDLLLDKVVAYLTMPPDVPLTRREHFEREQTWLELLRSNCLEHIPTEQLLEIARQNKCYHVAEYLLERLERFEDIFECYLLDEYRHLQLFSYVSHHATDPKRQIYPLVVKHLCQLVDINCEQAARVLVDNFMKFLSNFLKILDHAAVPERLFNFLGALIRLSVQLETTDLERYLELLCQYRPEEVTEFLKSNDSYRLDNAVRTIKRFELSAPLIFLYEKQGDYQSAYAVAVKNLEEAPESSAEMCALLVTALCIRASAILTESDREQLWFSLLNIVLARNDLTAITKNVLHSASEFLDLSKLVQLVLNSGTKTGNFGDIKHLLIGMLSNSAYESLLIQTTSRILGEDLHSILARERKLAMRGLAVKSIKCIVCRVRLCNADKEPIIVMGDCGHAMHRQCAFSFCTLPLDKGAPDAQSQTSETSSVRKLKCPRCDAVIIESGSVKMPECYVERSNALTRDDQSSESNSSTLKLSAPPRVS, from the exons ATGAATACACTGAAAGCACCGTCGCTCCCGTCACTGCTGGACTCGGAACATGGTTCCAATGATAGCATGCTGGCTGAGTCACTGCAACTCGATATAGAAGAG CTGGACGACGAGGAATATGCAATACCGGCCGTGGATACGATACCGACGCTAGAAAGTGTGCTGAGCGAGATCGATAGTGATTTGGATAGCGTTTCAGCGCTTGGAATACATCAATCAAATGGGAATGGTTCCGGGACACACACCTCGTTGGCGGACGATTGCAGTGCAACTACGCCGAGCCCGTCGTTGGACGATCATCTGCGACTGGAATCGATTCTCCGGCACGTCGTGCTGCAGGGCGTCACGGCGCAGTTGACCTCGGCCGTCGATCGCGTCGACGCCGGGCTGGCCACGTCCTGTGCGGTCTCGATGATGATCGCTGTCGGTACCTCGCACGGGCACATTCTGGCGTTCGATTGTACCCAAACGTTGAAATGGTGTTGCCAGGAAGGGGTTTTGCAAGGGGCGGTCGCAGCGATGGCCTTTAATGAGGATAATTCGCGGCTGCTCGCGGGCTTCGCTCGTGGCGGTATTCTTATGATTGACACGCAAACGGGTGACGTTATACGAACACTGACGGACGTCATCACCCCGAACACGGGCGTGCTGCACCTCAAATGGACCAACAAACCCGCGTTGGCACTGTGCGCCGATTCGGGCGGTTCGGTATGGAGCCTTAACTTCACCCGCCGTCTCGGCATCCGAGGTTGCGATGCTCGGTGTTTGTTTAGTGGTGCGCGCGGTGAAGTGTGCACGGTGGAACCGTTGCTGTTCGGCGAGGAGGAGCATCCACTGAAAACGTACACCCTGGTAGCGCTGGCAACGTTGAGCAAGTTTTTCGTCGTGCTCATACGACCCCGGTTAAAGGTGATAAAGTTTCATCCAATGGTTAGTTATCCCGACTGTTTGCCGCTGCTTGCCTGGCAAATGGTGCTCATACAGGCGGCGGACTCCAGGCGCACCATCGATCCAGTACTGGCCGCAGCACGTGGCAGCGACCTATTCTTCTATCAACTGACTAACAACAGCGGACGCATATCGCTGCTCTTTCTACGTCACATTCAGCTGTCGTACAACTTGCTCGCTGTGCATTGGCTTGGACCCAAAACGATCGCATGTCTGGACACGAAGGAGATTTTGCATCTCTCCGATGTACGCACCAGCCGCCAACTCGAACAGATCGATCTTTCCAACGTGGGCCTCATGTACAACTCGGCGCAGTTCAAGGGGCTCGCCACGGGCGGTAATGTGTCGCCTGCGCTGGCCCTCGCCGGTGCCGCTGCCTGCTACAGCACGGTCGTGTCGCAAGGCAACCGCTTGTACTTCCTCGGGGGCAAAAGCCTCCATGCCATCAGTGCCCGAGCGTGGAGCGATCGAATATCGTACCTTGCGTCCATGCAGCGCTGGGACGAAGCGATCGATCTGGCAATCGAGGGCTACCGGGCAGCGGGTGGTCGCCACCGGCGACTGGCGTCCGCTAAAGAGCGCATCCTTCGAATGTACGAGGAGTACTTGAGTGCGACCAAAAAGCAGCCGGAGCTTTGCTTGGAGCAAATTATAGCCTGTCTGATTGAGATCAATGAAAA gcAACTCCTTTGGGAAGATTTGTACGATCGTCTTCCTTCGCCCGACCACTACCTGCTCATCATAGCAAATCACATCGAGCGGGAGCATTTAGACTACATTGCCCCGAGCGTGGCGCAAGTGCTTTGCGACTACTTTTGGAAGAAAGGGGACACGGTGCGGCTGGAAGAACTGATTCTAAAGCTAAACTGGCAGTGCCTGGACCTGCACCAGGTGCTAACGATTTGTCGCAAGGAGAAACTTTACCGTGCCCAGATGTATCTGAACGCGAAAGCGCTCGGTGATTACACGATCTCGCTGACCGATCTGATCCCGCAAATCGAACCCGCCGGGGGCAATCTGCATCTCGGCAACTGCATTCTGGTGTACATTTCCAGCTGCCTCGCCGGTCGCGGCTATCCTACAGGCGATATCGCACCGGAAACCATTCCTACCGTGAAGCACGAGGTGTTGCGGTGTCTCACGGTGATCCACTCGAAGAACGCGCCGGAAGATGAGCTGCCCTATCCGTACCTACGCAAGCTACTCGAGTTTGATACGCGCGAAACGTTGAACGTTATTTCGCTCGCTTTCCAGGAGCGGGAGTTTAACGGCGAGCTGGGCCTTTCGCAGCGCCAGCGTATTATCAACATTCTAGTGAACGTGGTCACGCCCGATCGGGCCACCTGGTCGCAGGTTGGTGCACTGCTGAACTTCATTGCGCAGCAGATTGCGTCCCGCGAGCTTCCCGAAAGCGACCTGCTGCTGGACAAGGTGGTGGCGTACCTAACGATGCCGCCGGACGTTCCCCTCACCCGGCGGGAACATTTCGAACGCGAGCAAACCTGGCTGGAGCTGTTGCGCTCCAACTGTCTCGAGCACATTCCCACCGAGCAGTTGCTGGAGATAGCGCGCCAAAACAAGTGCTACCACGTGGCCGAGTATCTGCTGGAGCGTTTGGAACGATTTGAAGACATTTTCGAATGCTACCTGCTGGACGAGTACCGGCATTTACAGCTGTTTTCCTACGTATCACACCATGCAACGGACCCGAAGCGACAGATTTACCCGCTGGTAGTCAAGCATCTCTGCCAGCTAGTCGATATTAACTGCGAGCAGGCGGCACGCGTGCTGGTGGATAATTTTATGAAGTTTTTAAgcaactttttgaaaataCTCGATCACGCCGCGGTCCCGGAGAGGCTGTTTAACTTTCTCGGTGCCCTGATCCGCCTGTCCGTGCAGCTGGAAACGACGGACCTTGAGCGCTACCTGGAACTCCTGTGCCAGTATCGACCGGAGGAGGTGACAGAGTTTCTCAAATCGAACGATTCCTACCGGTTAGATAACGCGGTGCGTACGATCAAACGGTTCGAGCTGAGCGCGCCGCTTATTTTTCTCTACGAAAAGCAAGGCGACTATCAATCAGCGTACGCCGTGGCGGTGAAGAACCTGGAGGAGGCACCGGAAAGTTCCGCCGAAATGTGCGCCCTGCTCGTAACTGCCCTGTGCATACGGGCTTCGGCCATCCTGACCGAGAGCGATCGGGAGCAGCTGTGGTTTTCGCTGCTCAACATCGTGCTCGCACGCAACGACCTCACGGCGATCACCAAAAATGTTCTGCACTCCGCGAGCGAGTTCCTGGACCTATCCAAGCTGGTGCAGCTGGTGTTGAATTCAGGCACGAAAACGGGCAACTTCGGTGACATCAAGCACCTGCTGATCGGCATGTTGTCGAACTCCGCCTACGAGTCGCTGCTGATTCAAACGACCTCGCGCATCCTGGGCGAAGATTTGCACAGCATTTTGGCCCGAGAGCGAAAGCTGGCAATGCGCGGGTTGGCGGTGAAATCGATCAAGTGCATCGTGTGCCGCGTGCGCTTGTGTAACGCCGACAAGGAACCGATCATTGTGATGGGCGACTGCGGGCATGCCATGCATCGGCAGTGTGCGTTCAGCTTCTGCACCCTACCGCTCGATAAAGGCGCTCCGGACGCGCAGAGCCAGACAAGCGAGACAAGCTCGGTGAGGAAGTTGAAATGTCCTCGGTGTGACGCGGTCATCATCGAATCGGGCTCGGTTAAAATGCCCGAATGTTACGTGGAGCGAAGTAACGCCCTGACACGGGACGATCAAAGCAGTGAAAGTAATAGCAGTACTTTGAAGCTAAGCGCACCGCCACGTGTCAGCTAG
- the LOC131290531 gene encoding bromodomain adjacent to zinc finger domain protein 1A: MPLFRRQPFQKVTSGERLRDDEKVFYCEATGEIFTNYEDFFHRMMLISSMLWSCALTGKPNLTYLEALASEKAARKMLKTFPDAVKGPFLLVATHTKRTAINEMHDDVYSFIKDQLFKGEEVEALDPVSKHFRRARIMKVEPGEGWPNQQKPSNLMYHVMGKDYATPKVWIVPGPMLKRDRHTLTRDKCKIFLKQHIETGPGGLLRIKQESLDRYVRGEGLTDEQVFFGHVPDFELSKKLKREEAKREERSKAKANGETKRNEAATLTGSDGGGIVRPPEKKKRQQKKGKDKTAVAQEGDSGGKDPKQSMKQLQASIESFVERSQDDLERIAKMKEEEMLRMKQKAEQEAAAKKRQEERKALLAKLVTLAMKKYNTVFDDQTLEDQRVIPPVRPVRTLIPAKYFGNFVFILEFLNSFSDLLSSRSKFPNGFTMDLLERALLLREVNGPLSDIFQVLLSAIFTQQAEEENEVDVRYKRPENIALKRQTVPDQVRARDTAIWVQKHYCSKVHELPLDSTTVSEVLRLHLLASGALVEEKAAKHRYYNRGGFVNSDDPGLRLVQDYPHILRALKSYPVYQLPIGDVIQLLCCLIHQLLTYSGVRELVEERVERARVARINYQANRAAQRRVTNKVGSAKNVARENLKKELAAYEGGDGPEKDAARIEMAARLDAELNKIEVDAERQLKELTAKAKKLKEDFFDYQIYLGTDRCYRSYWLYESLPGLFVEHDRTAVGQCAEQPTINNADLAKCPNEMRRKYITRSIMTAGMSASFMERFTAGSLPDEAILYDQLLAEGSADLPAHEKQALLIERQPVPLENGGGDGGDEVIQLDPVIPTAPPQPTNQELLMCTAIPDSCPVHADREGPSWGYYASAEELDALIHSLNVRGLREKQLRETLECERDLIATHIANCPAAKLSITADASREQLLAVIVSRQQRKYDSPNFSYDPGTEPNEIMEAVLVENLLELEAKITVGYLGVMRVRDRQKWRDAIEARSYDAQTDEPLVWGPKWLAKLGCHQNGGEQQEQEQVKQEQQEDKDDELGSDDESEMDDVERLLSHAKEPGYNLPDTTVSLMDDSTVDDESDALVYPLHESETLQRRVYELASALLQIEQCIEQKFLRHPFGPKKEHKDRNLMQQKQLQGLKNRIKWEVSLMRSSCFAQLFLHYAVLYDAIHWSRSAERISCMICRRKGDPDLTLLCDECNRACHIYCLKPKLKQVPAGDWYCVRCRPEQHQVKKPAAANKKKKIFKWEDDDDDDEEDVEEEEEEEDNEVQEEDEQEEEEEAEDQDADDDGEEDASSLRADDEPVENGEHDGGSESEDEEVSDDDDDDKDDEEYGPRKKAKLSKTAPSAGGSKVSKGGPAAKGTSSTRRASRYQDRTEVSDEDGENESDDDAGGSAINDSDEYMENGRGTVSRGGGAKRKKTQENSPPENGRPNAKNPRRTAPKRQQQPLTNGKPSKGSPRLTASSENAGSESETSPGQLLRVSARSTKGRRRSSLSNGALNGDEANESAGAPGHRAPRRSRRTGDEVPLNSVVLYTLIDDILKHPDSWPFNRPVSAKEVPDYYKVIKNPMDFARVKSKLNMGDYKINEQMLADVQLVFRNCDLYNTDETDVFTVGRNLERYVVKRCKELSLPFTPSDMQKFTVEQNGPTGRAADAEATNSGSDDDDDDDDDE; this comes from the exons ATGCCGCTTTTCCGGAGGCAACCGTTCCAGAAGGTGACGAGCGGCGAGCGGCTGCGGGATGACGAAAAGGTGTTCTACTGCGAAGCGACGGGGGAAATCTTCACCAACTACGA GGACTTCTTTCACCGCATGATGCTCATTTCGTCGATGTTGTGGAGCTGTGCACTCACCGGCAAACCGAACCTTACCTACCTCGAGGCGCTCGCATCAGAGAAGGCGGCCAGAAAGATGCTGAAAACGTTCCCGGATGCCGTCAAGGGCCCGTTTCTGCTAGTGGCAACGCACACCAAGCGTACCGCGATCAACGAAATGCACGACGACGTCTACAGCTTCATCAAGGATCAGTTATTTAAGGGCGAGGAGGTTGAAGCGCTGGATCCTGtctcgaaacactttcgtCGGGCTCGAATAATGAAAGTTGAACCCGGTGAGGG ctgGCCAAACCAACAGAAACCGTCCAACTTGATGTACCACGTGATGGGCAAGGACTACGCCACGCCGAAAGTGTGGATCGTGCCCGGGCCGATGCTGAAGCGCGACCGCCACACGCTGACGCGCGATAAGTGCAAGATTTTCCTGAAGCAGCACATCGAAACGGGCCCGGGCGGGCTGCTACGCATCAAGCAGGAATCGCTGGACCGGTACGTACGTGGCGAGGGGTTAACCGATGAGCAGGTGTTTTTCGGCCACGTACCGGACTTCGAGCTGTCCAAGAAGCTAAAGCGAGAAGAAGCTAAGCGCGAAGAGCGCAGCAAAGCGAAGGCGAACGGGGAGACAAAGCGAAATGAGGCCGCCACGCTAACCGGAAGCGATGGTGGCGGCATCGTTCGACCGCCCGAGAAGAAAAAGCGCCAGCAGAAAAAGGGCAAAGATAAAACGGCAGTGGCCCAAGAAGGAGACAGTGGCGGTAAAGACCCAAAACAGTCCATGAAACAGCTGCAGGCGAGCATTGAAAGTTTTGTCGAACGATCGCAGGACGATCTCGAGAGGATTGCGAAGATGAAGGAGGAGGAGATGCTGCGCATGAAGCAAAAGGCGGAGCAGGAGGCTGCGGCGAAGAAGCGACAAGAGGAGAGGAAAGCACTGCTGGCGAAGCTGGTCACACTGGCGATGAAAAAGTACAACACGGTGTTCGACGATCAAACGCTCGAGGATCAGCGCGTCATACCGCCGGTGCGTCCCGTACGTACGCTCATTCCGGCGAAATACTTTGGCAACTTTGTGTTCATACTGGAGTTTCTCAACTCGTTCAGCGATCTGCTCTCCAGCCGTTCCAAGTTCCCGAACGGATTCACGATGGATCTGCTCGAGCGTGCACTACTGCTGCGCGAGGTAAACGGTCCGCTGAGTGACATCTTCCAGGTGCTGCTTAGTGCGATCTTCACCCAGCAGGCCGAGGAGGAAAACGAGGTGGACGTGCGGTACAAACGCCCGGAGAACATTGCGCTGAAGCGGCAGACGGTGCCGGATCAGGTGCGAGCACGCGATACAGCCATCTGGGTGCAGAAGCACTACTGCTCCAAAGTGCACGAGCTGCCACTGGACTCCACGACGGTGTCGGAGGTGCTGCGGTTGCATCTTCTGGCCTCCGGCGCACTAGTGGAGGAAAAGGCAGCCAAACATCGGTACTACAACCGAGGTGGGTTTGTCAACTCCGACGACCCGGGATTGCGCCTGGTGCAGGACTATCCGCACATACTGCGCGCGCTGAAATCGTACCCCGTCTATCAACTGCCCATCGGTGACGTGATACAGCTGCTGTGCTGCCTCATCCACCAGTTGCTCACGTACAGCGGCGTGCGGGAGCTGGTCGAGGAGCGAGTGGAGCGTGCCCGGGTGGCGCGCATCAACTACCAAGCGAATCGAGCTGCCCAACGGCGGGTCACCAACAAGGTTGGCTCGGCGAAAAACGTCGCACGCGAAAACCTCAAAAAGGAGCTGGCAGCGTACGAAGGTGGTGATGGGCCGGAAAAGGACGCCGCACGGATTGAGATGGCTGCGCGCTTGGATGCAGAGCTGAACAAAATCGAGGTGGACGCCGAACGCCAGCTAAAGGAGCTGACCGCCAAGGCCAAGAAGCTGAAGGAGGACTTTTTCGATTATCAGATCTACCTCGGTACGGATCGATGCTACCGTAGCTACTGGCTGTACGAGTCGCTGCCCGGACTGTTCGTAGAGCATGATCGGACGGCCGTCGGGCAGTGCGCCGAGCAGCCCACGATTAACAATGCCGACCTAGCCAAATGCCCCAACGAGATGCGCCGCAAGTATATCACCCGGTCGATTATGACGGCCGGAATGAGTGCTTCCTTTATGGAAAGGTTTACGGCCGGTTCGCTTCCCGATGAGGCGATTTTGTATGACCAGTTGCTTGCTGAGGGTAGCGCCGACCTGCCCGCACACGAGAAACAAGCTCTCCTAATAGAGCGACAGCCCGTTCCGCTGgagaatggtggtggtgatggtggagaTGAAGTGATCCAGTTGGATCCGGTGATTCCCACCGCACCCccgcaaccaaccaaccaagagCTGCTGATGTGCACGGCCATCCCAGACAGCTGCCCGGTGCACGCAGACAGGGAAGGGCCCTCCTGGGGATACTACGCGTCGGCCGAAGAGCTGGACGCCCTCATTCATAGCCTCAATGTGCGTGGCTTGCGTGAAAAGCAGCTGCGTGAGACGCTCGAATGCGAGCGTGATCTGATCGCGACGCACATTGCCAACTGCCCCGCAGCGAAGCTGTCCATTACTGCGGACGCCAGCAGGGAACAGCTGCTAGCGGTGATTGTGTCCCGTCAACAGCGCAAGTACGACTCGCCCAACTTCAGCTACGACCCGGGCACGGAGCCGAATGAGATCATGGAGGCGGTGCTGGTGGAGAATTTGCTCGAGCTGGAGGCGAAGATTACGGTTGGCTACCTAGGCGTGATGCGTGTGCGCGATCGACAGAAATGGCGGGACGCGATCGAGGCGCGCTCGTACGACGCTCAAACGGACGAACCACTCGTTTGGGGCCCGAAGTGGCTGGCCAAGCTAGGGTGCCACCAgaacggcggtg AGCAGCAGGAGCAAGAGCAGGTTAAACAGGAGCAACAAGAGGATAAGGATGACGAGCTGGGCAGCGACGACGAGTCGGAGATGGACGACGTTGAGCGGCTTCTGTCGCACGCGAAAGAGCCAGGCTACAATCTGCCCGATACGACCGTCTCCCTGATGGACGATTCGACCGTCGACGACGAGAGCGATGCGCTCGTCTATCCGCTGCACGAGTCCGAGACGCTGCAGAGGCGTGTGTACGAACTAGCGAGCGCACTGCTGCAGATCGAACAGTGCATCGAGCAGAAGTTTCTGCGCCACCCGTTCGGTCCGAAGAAGGAGCACAAGGATCGCAACTTgatgcagcagaagcagctgCAGGGGCTCAAGAATCGCATCAAGTGGGAAGTGTCGCTGATGCGCTCGTCTTGCTTCGCGCAGCTATTCCTGCACTACGCGGTGCTGTACGATGCGATTCACTGGTCGCGTTCGGCCGAGCGCATCAGCTGCATGATCTGCCGGCGCAAGGGCGATCCGGACCTCACGCTGCTATGCGACGAGTGTAACCGGGCGTGTCACATCTACTGCCTCAAGCCCAAGCTGAAGCAGGTGCCGGCGGGCGACTGGTATTGTGTGCGCTGTCGCCCTGAGCAGCACCAAGTGAAGAAACCGGCGGCGGccaacaaaaagaagaagattttCAAATGGgaagatgacgacgatgatgatgaagaggatgtggaagaggaagaggaagaggaagataATGAGGTGCAAGAAGAGGATGagcaggaggaagaggaggaggcaGAGGATCAAGATGCGGACGATGATGGCGAGGAGGATGCTTCGTCGCTCAGGGCGGACGACGAACCGGTTGAGAACGGTGAGCATGACGGCGGTAGTGAAAGTGAAGATGA GGAGGTttccgacgacgatgacgacgataaGGATGATGAGGAATATGGCCCAAGGAAGAAGGCTAAGTTAAGTAAAACAGCGCCGAGTGCAGGAGGCAGTAAGGTTAGCAAGGGCGGCCCCGCTGCGAAGGGCACCAGCAGCACGAGACGAGCCAGCCGGTATCAGGACCGTACCGAGGTTTCTGACGAGGATGGAGAGAATGAATCGGATGATGACGCTGGTGGTAGCGCGATAAACGATAGCGACGAGTACATGGAAAATGGCCGGGGAACGGTCAGCCGAGGAGGAGGGGCGAAGCGGAAAAAAACGCAAGAAAACTCTCCGCCAGAGAATGGGCGTCCAAATGCAAAAAATCCACGCCGAACCGCCCCGAAGCGACAGCAGCAACCGCTGACCAACGGGAAACCCTCCAAAGGTTCCCCTCGTCTGACGGCGTCCAGCGAGAATGCTGGGAGCGAGTCCGAGACGAGTCCCGGCCAGCTGCTACGGGTAAGTGCCCGCTCCACCAAGGGCCGCCGGCGGTCCTCGCTGTCCAACGGAGCACTGAACGGCGATGAGGCAAACGAGTCAGCAGGTGCACCGGGGCACCGGGCACCGCGCCGATCACGCCGCACCGGCGATGAAGTGCCGCTCAATTCCGTCGTCCTGTACACGCTGATCGACGACATTCTGAAGCATCCGGACTCGTGGCCGTTCAACCGGCCCGTCTCGGCGAAGGAGGTACCGGACTACTACAAGGTGATCAAAAATCCGATGGACTTTGCGCGCGTCAAGTCAAAGCTCAATATGGGCGATTACAAGATCAACGAGCAGATGCTGGCCGACGTGCAGCTGGTGTTCCGCAACTGTGATCTCTACAACACTGACGAAACGGACGTTTTCAC AGTTGGCCGCAACCTGGAGCGATACGTCGTCAAGCGGTGCAAAGAACTATCGCTGCCGTTCACCCCAAGTGACATGCAAAAGTTCACCGTTGAACAGAACGGTCCGACCGGCAGAGCTGCCGATGCAGAAGCGACAAATAGTggcagcgacgacgacgacgacgacgacgacgacgagtag